One window of the Penaeus monodon isolate SGIC_2016 chromosome 1, NSTDA_Pmon_1, whole genome shotgun sequence genome contains the following:
- the LOC119572351 gene encoding uncharacterized protein LOC119572351 produces the protein MGSRIFKRCKEHIEEDIQRRPRDRPYAKPSQIIEGDRVYLKATPKVGLSKKVQPLYSGPYRVIEKINDVVLKIKRIADGKERKEHVDRLKLEKSLVRGQAHNIDKAYPTEEKIVEFEDDDSLETLEVPEKYVDLRKKENMVHIIYGVGSRRIQRRTDKIINRGYILKYTYNFRLWG, from the coding sequence ATGGGCTCAAGGATTTTTAAGAGATGCAAAGAACATATTGAAGAAGATATCCAGAGAAGGCCAAGGGATCGGCCTTATGCCAAGCCTTCCCAAATCATAGAAGGAGACCGGGTATATCTCAAAGCTACTCCTAAGGTGGGGTTGAGCAAAAAGGTGCAGCCTTTATATTCTGGACCATATAGGGTAATAGAAAAAATCAATGATGTTGTATTAAAAATTAAGAGGATTGCTGATGGGAAAGAACGCAAAGAACACGTAGATAGGTTGAAATTAGAAAAGTCATTAGTAAGGGGCCAGGCCCATAATATAGATAAAGCAtacccaacagaagaaaaaattgtaGAATTTGAGGATGACGATAGTTTGGAAACTTTGGAAGTTCCAGAGAAATATGTGgatttgagaaaaaaggaaaacatggtgCATATTATTTACGGAGTCGGAAGTAGAAGAATACAAAGGAgaacagataagataataaacaggggttatatattaaaatatacatacaatttcagATTGTGGGGATGA